The Oscillatoria sp. FACHB-1407 genome includes a region encoding these proteins:
- a CDS encoding ABC transporter ATP-binding protein, protein MKDDSLVFLDRVSKIYGNGSAPVYAVREVSLDVRPGEFYSLLGSSGSGKTTTLRLIGGFEIPEYGQVYIGGEDVTTLPPYRRNVHTVFQSYALFPHLTVAENVAYSLTIANVSKAEIAPRVAEALRMFQISTLSDRRPSQLSGGQQQRVALARALINRPKVLLLDEPLSALDAKIREEVRQELRDLQRQTNLTFIYVTHDQEEALALSDRMAVMHNGQVEQVGSPSEIYDRPTSRFVAQFIGKANFLTGKVTQVDASVAVVEVNGVLIRATIPGDKPPVGETVTVMIRPERIQVNAATSLVNQTTGKTANVTYIGQLLESRFETAIGQLLVTQLGGYSSTSEAVALSWNAEDCIILPQQA, encoded by the coding sequence ATGAAGGACGATAGCCTCGTATTTTTGGATCGGGTTAGCAAAATCTATGGCAATGGCTCGGCTCCAGTCTATGCGGTGCGCGAGGTGTCGCTGGATGTGCGACCGGGAGAATTCTATTCATTGCTGGGGTCAAGTGGTTCTGGCAAAACGACCACACTGCGGTTGATTGGTGGCTTTGAAATCCCCGAATATGGGCAGGTCTACATCGGTGGCGAAGACGTAACTACGTTGCCCCCCTACCGTCGCAACGTGCATACGGTGTTCCAGAGCTATGCGCTGTTTCCCCATCTAACCGTTGCTGAAAATGTGGCTTATTCGTTGACCATTGCCAACGTGTCCAAAGCTGAGATTGCTCCGCGTGTGGCTGAGGCATTGCGAATGTTTCAGATTAGTACGTTGAGCGATCGCCGTCCTTCTCAGTTATCCGGTGGGCAGCAACAACGGGTTGCCCTGGCGCGTGCCCTGATTAACCGTCCGAAAGTCTTGCTGTTAGACGAACCCCTCTCAGCCTTGGATGCCAAGATTCGCGAAGAGGTGCGGCAGGAGTTGCGCGATCTGCAACGACAAACCAATCTCACCTTTATTTATGTCACTCACGACCAGGAAGAAGCCCTGGCACTGAGCGATCGCATGGCGGTGATGCACAACGGTCAGGTAGAACAGGTCGGTTCTCCCAGTGAGATCTACGATCGCCCCACCTCTCGCTTTGTGGCACAGTTCATTGGCAAAGCGAATTTCTTAACCGGCAAGGTGACTCAAGTTGATGCATCTGTTGCGGTGGTTGAAGTGAATGGAGTACTGATTCGAGCCACGATTCCCGGTGATAAACCTCCAGTTGGGGAAACCGTGACGGTGATGATTCGCCCGGAACGAATTCAAGTTAATGCTGCGACTTCCTTAGTCAATCAAACTACAGGTAAAACCGCCAATGTGACTTATATTGGGCAACTGCTGGAGTCTCGCTTTGAAACGGCGATCGGGCAATTACTGGTAACGCAGTTAGGCGGATACAGTTCTACAAGTGAAGCCGTCGCGTTAAGTTGGAACGCCGAGGATTGCATTATCCTTCCACAGCAAGCGTAG
- a CDS encoding ABC transporter permease, which produces MLSRRPSKPWFLGIWSLLVFAFLNLPIAVVVVMSFNDSRILSLPFKGFTLNWYRLMANDAPLQMSLVNSVQVAIAATVIATVLGLLAAFAIYRYRFFGRNAFRIALNLPILLPGIVTGVAMLAYLSDLGFGLSLWTVIIGHSVFGLPVALGPIFTRLSQFPRSLEEAAYDLGAKPRQVFWGVIFPYIRSAVIAGALLAFTLSFDEVVVTIFLTGRDNTLPMEIWGRLRTDITPEIAAIATLVLTASTVLVLLSQWAGTKE; this is translated from the coding sequence ATGCTCTCTCGTCGTCCCTCCAAACCGTGGTTTCTGGGAATCTGGTCGCTCCTGGTCTTTGCCTTCCTTAACCTGCCGATCGCCGTTGTGGTGGTCATGAGCTTCAACGATTCGCGGATTTTGTCGTTGCCGTTTAAGGGCTTCACCTTAAATTGGTACAGGTTGATGGCAAACGATGCTCCGTTGCAGATGTCGTTGGTGAACTCGGTACAGGTGGCGATCGCCGCAACTGTCATAGCCACTGTTTTGGGACTGCTGGCAGCCTTTGCCATCTACCGCTATCGCTTCTTTGGCAGAAATGCCTTTCGCATTGCTCTCAACCTACCGATTCTCCTACCGGGAATTGTGACCGGAGTGGCGATGCTGGCATATCTATCAGATCTGGGGTTTGGGTTGTCGCTGTGGACGGTGATTATCGGGCACTCCGTCTTTGGTTTGCCTGTGGCGTTGGGTCCCATCTTCACGCGGTTGAGCCAGTTTCCCCGCAGTCTGGAGGAAGCTGCCTACGACCTGGGAGCCAAGCCCAGACAGGTGTTTTGGGGTGTAATTTTTCCCTACATTCGCAGTGCGGTGATTGCCGGAGCGTTGCTGGCGTTCACGCTGTCCTTTGATGAGGTTGTTGTCACTATCTTTTTGACGGGACGCGATAATACCCTACCGATGGAGATTTGGGGACGGTTACGCACTGACATCACCCCAGAAATTGCAGCGATCGCTACGCTGGTGTTAACAGCAAGCACGGTATTGGTATTGTTAAGCCAGTGGGCAGGAACAAAGGAATGA
- a CDS encoding adenylate/guanylate cyclase domain-containing protein codes for MLLSVSSCSILVTAYLGYRSGQSNLTDRVFSQLTSLRTSKAYQIESYFQTIRNHIETLSEDPSVVDAMEEFIAAHQQLETVQIPVTANQALTNYYQTEFLPRLAKTEQGSPVLDSFLPETLAGRYLQYHYIARNPNAVGEKDALDSANDGSEYSRLHARYHPIFRNIIDKFGYYDLFLIDSEGSIIYTVYKETDYISNLVTGPYNESNLARLFAQVRRAKERDYARIIDFEAYAPSYGAPAAFIAAPIYNDSEFIGVLAVQLPVDEINNVMTGNQDWRSDGLGDTGETYLVGHDYLMRSVSRFLIETPEEYLQALRSLGVDDIVLNRIQQYNTSILEQRVQTEGVEAALTGQEGTQIIRDYRNVPVLSSYEPLEIDGLDWVILSEMDLAEAYAPIYSFQRQVLISATLLMLLVTLLAMLLAYLFVKPINHLIANAHRVEAGQLDAIATLNNEDEFGELAKSFNAMVVSLRAQTNLVEEKNRENEQLLLSIFPAAIAKRLKRGDKNIAESVSNVAVLFSDLTGFSKLTDSLTAYEIVTILNDLVTAFDEAAERYGMEKIKTIGDSYMAVCGLSVPYLDHDRRAVDFALEMQLIVRRFSHERGYQLNISIGINSGDIVAGIVGRNKFIYDVWGDTINIASALKTACPLGAILVSNDVHSRLQDLYEFEGVETMVENGKGPLKAWRLKGTHQPAQAEV; via the coding sequence ATGCTGCTGTCTGTCAGCAGCTGTTCTATTTTAGTCACCGCTTACTTAGGATACCGCAGTGGTCAATCAAACCTGACCGATCGCGTCTTTAGCCAACTGACAAGCCTCCGCACCTCAAAAGCCTATCAAATTGAGTCCTATTTCCAAACCATTCGCAACCACATTGAGACATTGAGTGAAGACCCTTCAGTGGTCGATGCAATGGAGGAGTTTATCGCGGCTCATCAGCAATTAGAAACGGTGCAGATACCAGTAACTGCTAATCAAGCATTAACAAACTATTATCAGACTGAATTTTTGCCTCGCTTAGCCAAAACCGAACAAGGCTCTCCAGTGTTGGATTCGTTTCTACCAGAAACCCTGGCAGGGCGTTATTTGCAATATCACTATATTGCCCGTAATCCAAACGCAGTGGGCGAAAAAGATGCTCTCGACAGTGCCAATGATGGCAGTGAATATAGTAGATTACATGCTCGTTATCACCCAATTTTTCGCAATATTATTGACAAGTTTGGCTATTACGATTTGTTCTTAATCGACTCTGAAGGAAGCATTATTTACACCGTTTATAAAGAAACAGATTACATCAGCAATCTTGTTACTGGACCTTACAACGAAAGCAACTTAGCCCGATTATTTGCCCAGGTACGTCGGGCTAAAGAACGCGACTACGCCAGAATCATTGACTTTGAAGCCTATGCTCCTTCCTATGGGGCACCTGCGGCGTTTATTGCTGCTCCAATTTACAACGACTCTGAATTTATCGGGGTATTGGCAGTGCAGTTACCTGTTGATGAAATCAACAACGTTATGACGGGCAACCAGGATTGGAGAAGTGATGGATTGGGTGATACTGGAGAAACGTATCTAGTGGGTCACGATTACCTGATGCGATCAGTATCTCGCTTCTTGATTGAAACTCCAGAGGAATATCTGCAAGCGTTGCGATCGCTTGGTGTGGATGACATCGTGTTGAACCGCATTCAGCAGTACAACACTTCGATCTTAGAGCAACGAGTTCAAACGGAAGGTGTAGAAGCCGCTCTAACGGGGCAAGAAGGCACCCAAATCATTCGCGACTATCGCAACGTTCCAGTGTTGAGTTCCTATGAGCCATTAGAGATTGATGGATTAGACTGGGTGATTTTGTCAGAGATGGATCTGGCAGAAGCATACGCTCCAATCTACTCGTTTCAACGGCAGGTATTGATATCGGCAACCCTATTAATGTTGCTCGTGACGTTGCTTGCAATGCTGCTGGCGTATTTGTTTGTGAAACCGATTAATCACTTAATTGCCAATGCCCATAGAGTCGAAGCAGGACAATTAGACGCGATCGCCACGTTAAATAACGAAGACGAATTTGGGGAACTGGCAAAGTCATTCAACGCCATGGTAGTGAGTTTGCGAGCACAAACCAATTTAGTTGAGGAAAAGAATCGAGAGAACGAACAATTGTTGTTGAGTATATTCCCAGCAGCGATCGCCAAACGGTTAAAGCGAGGAGACAAAAACATCGCCGAGAGCGTCTCAAATGTTGCGGTGCTATTCTCTGATTTGACTGGTTTTTCTAAGCTGACAGACTCTCTCACAGCTTACGAGATCGTCACAATCTTGAACGATTTAGTGACGGCATTTGATGAAGCCGCTGAACGCTACGGCATGGAAAAAATTAAAACAATTGGTGATAGCTACATGGCAGTCTGTGGGCTATCAGTTCCCTATTTAGATCACGATCGCCGGGCCGTTGATTTTGCCTTAGAAATGCAGCTTATCGTTCGCCGCTTTAGCCATGAGCGGGGCTATCAACTCAACATTAGCATTGGCATTAATTCCGGGGATATCGTCGCTGGAATTGTCGGTCGCAATAAGTTTATCTATGACGTGTGGGGCGACACCATCAATATCGCCAGTGCGCTCAAAACTGCTTGTCCACTGGGGGCAATTTTAGTGTCAAACGATGTGCATAGTCGTTTACAAGATCTCTACGAGTTTGAGGGTGTGGAAACCATGGTCGAAAATGGCAAGGGTCCCCTCAAGGCATGGCGACTTAAAGGCACACACCAACCTGCACAGGCTGAAGTTTAA
- a CDS encoding HNH endonuclease — translation MGRHPQVNQRVVLLLKRQKGICPFCRLFFRDRDLLEIDHIIPRSQGGLDEFKNLQLLHRHCHDAKSAKDSR, via the coding sequence ATGGGACGACACCCTCAAGTCAACCAACGAGTAGTCTTGCTACTCAAGCGACAAAAGGGGATTTGCCCGTTCTGCCGATTGTTCTTTAGAGATAGAGATTTACTGGAAATCGACCACATTATCCCTCGCTCTCAGGGCGGTTTGGATGAGTTCAAAAATCTCCAGTTGCTCCATCGTCATTGCCATGATGCTAAATCTGCTAAAGATAGTAGATAA
- a CDS encoding helix-turn-helix domain-containing protein translates to MGEAKRKKLEGKGWKVGTVSEFLDLTPEETTLIEIKLALSRNLKERRQKSMTQTELADKLHSSQPRVAKAENGDASVSIELLIRAMLATGATPQEIGQVIAQVG, encoded by the coding sequence GTGGGTGAAGCTAAGAGAAAAAAACTAGAGGGCAAAGGCTGGAAAGTTGGAACAGTTTCAGAATTTCTAGACCTCACGCCAGAAGAAACAACACTCATTGAAATTAAGCTGGCATTGAGTCGCAACCTAAAAGAACGACGACAAAAATCAATGACTCAAACAGAACTGGCGGATAAATTACACTCTAGTCAACCCCGTGTTGCCAAGGCTGAAAATGGTGATGCGTCTGTCTCTATTGAATTGCTGATTCGGGCAATGCTGGCAACAGGTGCAACCCCTCAAGAAATTGGTCAAGTGATTGCACAAGTAGGCTGA
- a CDS encoding RtcB family protein encodes MPYESLNLSTPTPVLSWADHPLGWEETQMAKNVASLPFVFKHVALMPDVHLGKGALVGSVVATKDALIPAAVGVDIGCGMCAVKTPFKATQLDGKLKKIRSEVEALIPVGFNENKAADKTVSNWQGWNHFKELHRGVQDLKGKAMRQLGSLGGGNHFIEVCLDTEDQVWLMLHSGSRNIGNMLAQCHISTARELAKLSNTALPDPDLAYFVAQSPHFHAYWRDLQWAQDYARMNRDVMMARLMRVVEKHLAGGKPMKPLLQVNCHHNYAEKEVHFGEEVYVTRKGAVRARQDDYGIIPGSMGAKSFIVKGKGNAESYCSCSHGAGRLMSRNKAKLHFTLDDLIQQTQGVECRKDKGVLDEIPGAYKPIDQVMAQQTDLVEVVATLKQVLCVKG; translated from the coding sequence ATGCCTTACGAATCACTGAACCTATCTACCCCTACCCCAGTGCTCTCCTGGGCAGATCATCCTCTGGGTTGGGAAGAAACTCAAATGGCAAAAAATGTTGCTTCGCTGCCGTTTGTGTTTAAGCACGTTGCTCTGATGCCCGATGTCCATTTGGGCAAAGGTGCCCTGGTTGGCTCTGTCGTAGCTACTAAAGATGCGCTGATCCCAGCAGCAGTTGGGGTTGACATTGGCTGTGGCATGTGTGCGGTCAAAACACCGTTTAAGGCAACCCAACTCGACGGCAAGCTCAAAAAGATCCGCTCTGAGGTCGAAGCGTTGATCCCAGTTGGCTTCAACGAGAACAAAGCGGCAGACAAAACGGTTTCCAACTGGCAGGGGTGGAACCACTTCAAGGAATTGCATCGCGGGGTGCAAGACCTGAAGGGCAAAGCCATGCGACAGTTGGGATCGCTGGGTGGAGGCAACCACTTCATCGAAGTCTGTCTGGACACTGAAGATCAGGTCTGGCTGATGCTGCACTCCGGTTCTCGTAATATTGGCAACATGCTGGCGCAGTGTCACATTAGCACTGCCCGTGAGTTAGCCAAACTGTCTAACACGGCTCTGCCCGATCCTGACCTGGCGTACTTTGTGGCACAGTCTCCCCATTTCCATGCCTATTGGCGCGATTTGCAGTGGGCGCAGGACTATGCCCGGATGAACCGGGACGTGATGATGGCTCGCTTGATGCGCGTGGTGGAGAAGCATCTGGCAGGAGGAAAGCCGATGAAGCCTTTGCTCCAGGTGAACTGCCACCACAACTACGCTGAAAAGGAAGTCCATTTTGGCGAAGAGGTGTATGTCACTCGCAAAGGAGCAGTCCGGGCACGCCAGGATGATTACGGCATTATTCCTGGCTCAATGGGGGCAAAATCCTTTATCGTTAAGGGTAAAGGGAATGCAGAGAGCTATTGCTCCTGTAGCCACGGGGCGGGACGGTTAATGTCTCGCAATAAGGCAAAGCTGCACTTCACGTTGGATGATTTAATCCAGCAGACGCAAGGGGTCGAGTGCCGTAAAGACAAAGGGGTGCTGGATGAGATTCCGGGTGCTTATAAGCCAATTGACCAAGTGATGGCACAGCAAACCGATCTGGTAGAGGTGGTTGCAACTCTAAAACAGGTTTTGTGTGTCAAAGGTTAG
- a CDS encoding FHA domain-containing protein: MSNEHLLILEDDQGQREIFLTASIYSIGRSSKCNIQIFSQFASRCHASLILIPANRHRSFYRIVDGDIEGNVRSQNGLFVNGNKVAVHNLRDRDRIVFGSQAHAIYYCLRKNHNINSQIAKALEEFPTATVEEYKMAIASPEESVTEKAPASD, encoded by the coding sequence ATGAGTAATGAACACTTATTGATACTTGAGGATGATCAGGGGCAGCGTGAAATTTTTTTAACCGCTTCTATTTATTCCATTGGTAGAAGTTCAAAATGTAATATTCAAATTTTTTCGCAATTTGCCTCACGCTGTCATGCATCATTAATTCTTATCCCTGCTAACCGACATCGCAGTTTTTATCGCATTGTGGACGGAGACATTGAGGGCAATGTCAGAAGCCAGAATGGACTCTTTGTGAACGGCAATAAAGTTGCGGTTCACAACCTGCGCGATCGCGATCGCATTGTGTTTGGTTCTCAGGCACACGCTATTTATTACTGCCTGCGAAAGAACCACAACATTAATTCACAAATTGCCAAAGCATTGGAGGAGTTTCCCACGGCAACTGTAGAGGAATACAAGATGGCGATCGCCTCACCAGAGGAATCTGTCACAGAAAAAGCTCCAGCTTCAGATTGA
- a CDS encoding mechanosensitive ion channel family protein, which yields MPHTDFNQLLIWAIALIVGFPLLVIILGELIYRLQRRGKPLAATLRAVRNLVLPVFVFMLFAQQVLKLPPDNELVKSIETLFWICVLYAALSLFNTVVFEQAKADTWRARMPKLLIDLFQLVLVLLGGAIVLASVWDADLAGVATALGVSSIVIGLALQDTLGSIMSGIALLFERPFTVGDWLRVGDLVGQVIDINWRSVRLQTFEREMVIIPHKLISSEIVRNFSRPLRIHAERIRIGFSYNDPPNLAKHVLRTTALETEGILTHPEPQIFTFSYDDFAITYEVKLFIEDYGDLEEIRDRFMSRVWYAAQRNNLTIPFPIRTLYHFHGPTTQAQGTSKRFAEGLQAMPSFVPLDKPENLDSLSDGITLQHFGTGETVVRQGTVNNALYVIIAGQAVMTTNLIGQDHEVLPLKAGEFFGEMTLFSGETSPISVTVVEDLEVMMLSAMVVNQMIERQPSFAREISQILETRRRAVQSIHQMVTGV from the coding sequence ATGCCACACACCGACTTTAACCAACTGCTTATCTGGGCGATCGCCCTGATCGTCGGGTTTCCGTTGCTGGTGATCATTCTGGGTGAATTGATCTATCGCTTGCAACGACGCGGCAAACCGTTAGCCGCAACTCTCCGGGCAGTGCGCAACCTGGTGCTGCCTGTGTTTGTGTTCATGCTCTTTGCTCAGCAGGTTCTCAAGTTACCACCTGACAATGAGTTGGTCAAAAGCATTGAAACATTATTCTGGATTTGCGTGTTGTATGCTGCCCTTTCGCTGTTTAACACGGTCGTGTTTGAGCAGGCAAAAGCAGATACCTGGCGTGCCCGAATGCCCAAGCTGTTGATCGACCTGTTTCAATTGGTGCTGGTGTTATTGGGAGGGGCGATCGTCCTGGCAAGCGTGTGGGATGCTGACCTGGCAGGGGTGGCGACGGCTCTGGGTGTGAGTTCCATCGTCATCGGTTTGGCATTGCAAGACACACTTGGCAGCATCATGTCAGGCATTGCGCTGTTATTTGAACGTCCTTTTACAGTGGGGGATTGGTTGCGAGTGGGCGATCTGGTGGGGCAAGTGATTGACATCAACTGGCGATCGGTGCGCCTGCAAACCTTTGAACGAGAAATGGTGATCATTCCTCACAAGCTCATTAGCAGTGAAATTGTCCGCAACTTCAGTCGTCCCCTCCGCATCCATGCCGAGCGGATTCGCATTGGTTTCTCCTACAACGACCCACCCAACTTAGCGAAACATGTGTTGCGAACCACAGCTTTGGAAACCGAAGGAATTTTGACCCATCCTGAACCACAAATTTTCACGTTTTCCTATGACGATTTTGCGATCACCTATGAGGTCAAACTGTTCATTGAAGACTACGGTGACCTGGAAGAAATTCGCGATCGCTTCATGAGTCGCGTCTGGTATGCTGCCCAGCGCAATAACCTGACAATTCCTTTCCCGATTCGTACCCTCTACCACTTCCACGGCCCCACCACTCAAGCGCAGGGAACGTCAAAGCGGTTTGCCGAAGGGCTACAAGCCATGCCGTCCTTTGTCCCACTGGATAAGCCTGAAAATTTGGACAGTCTATCGGATGGGATTACCTTGCAGCACTTTGGCACAGGTGAAACCGTGGTGCGCCAGGGAACAGTGAATAATGCCCTCTACGTCATCATTGCGGGGCAAGCCGTGATGACGACCAACCTCATCGGTCAGGACCATGAGGTATTGCCTCTCAAAGCAGGGGAGTTTTTTGGGGAAATGACCCTATTCTCTGGGGAAACCAGTCCCATCTCGGTTACGGTCGTAGAGGATCTAGAGGTGATGATGCTGTCTGCAATGGTGGTGAACCAGATGATTGAACGGCAACCCAGCTTTGCCCGCGAGATCAGCCAAATTTTGGAAACCCGGCGGCGAGCAGTACAGAGTATTCACCAAATGGTGACAGGAGTCTAA
- a CDS encoding group II intron maturase-specific domain-containing protein has translation MCRTNNNSRSNYFSTVVSTDTYSMLDHWLYKQNIQWASHRHPRKTQSWIVNKYWLINQGEG, from the coding sequence ATGTGCCGTACTAACAACAACAGCAGATCAAATTACTTCTCAACGGTTGTTAGTACCGACACCTACTCGATGCTGGATCATTGGTTGTACAAACAGAACATTCAGTGGGCTTCCCACCGTCACCCCCGTAAAACCCAGAGTTGGATTGTCAACAAATACTGGTTGATTAACCAGGGGGAGGGATAG
- a CDS encoding aminobutyraldehyde dehydrogenase, translated as MVSMAEKLAHYPMVIGGEKVATGSEDLIDPATGKVFATVAMGSKADVDRAVAAAKQAQLAWGALSYGERSAALLKFADALEAHSEELANLESQNAGKALKLTVNGDIPFAIDNLRYFAAVLRRQDGAAAGEYAGGYTSMIRREPIGVIGAITPWNYPFMMAAWKIGPAIAAGNTIVLKPAPNTPITTIRLAEIALESGLPEGVINIVTGGVEVGEAICTHPDVGMVSFTGSTRTGRRVAELASPLIKRLSLELGGKAPFVVFADADIEAAAHGAVVGGYANSGQDCTAATRIYVQNEVFDQFLTRLTELSKQVKVGAPFDEDTDIGPLSSQAHLNKVKGFIEEAKQQGIQVITCGEVPSEGFYFPPTLIVDPPQTASCVCDEIFGPVLVVKRFSTEEEAIALANDTPYGLAGSCWTLNVQRAMRMAKALQCGTVWINDHLPIASEMPHGGFKMSGFGKDMSHYALEEYTIVKHVVFDITGDQRKGWHFTTFGKADS; from the coding sequence ATGGTTTCAATGGCAGAAAAGTTAGCTCACTACCCCATGGTGATTGGCGGTGAGAAGGTTGCAACGGGCAGCGAAGATCTAATTGATCCTGCCACGGGTAAAGTGTTTGCCACCGTTGCCATGGGCAGCAAAGCCGATGTCGATCGCGCTGTAGCCGCTGCTAAGCAGGCACAACTCGCCTGGGGTGCGTTGTCCTATGGAGAACGCAGTGCGGCTCTACTGAAGTTTGCGGATGCATTAGAAGCCCACAGTGAAGAATTAGCGAATTTAGAGAGCCAGAACGCAGGTAAAGCGTTGAAACTTACAGTAAATGGAGACATTCCCTTTGCGATCGACAACCTGCGCTACTTTGCAGCGGTGTTGCGTCGTCAAGATGGAGCCGCCGCTGGAGAATATGCGGGTGGTTACACCAGCATGATCCGGCGGGAGCCGATTGGCGTGATTGGGGCAATTACTCCGTGGAACTATCCCTTTATGATGGCAGCCTGGAAGATTGGTCCGGCGATCGCTGCTGGTAATACGATCGTTCTCAAGCCTGCCCCCAACACTCCCATCACCACGATTCGTCTGGCTGAAATTGCTCTTGAATCCGGACTCCCCGAAGGTGTGATCAACATCGTCACAGGCGGTGTCGAAGTCGGTGAAGCGATCTGTACTCACCCTGACGTAGGTATGGTCAGCTTTACAGGCAGCACCCGCACGGGCAGACGGGTTGCAGAACTCGCCAGTCCTTTAATCAAGCGTCTGAGCCTGGAACTGGGCGGAAAAGCTCCCTTTGTCGTGTTTGCCGATGCCGACATTGAAGCGGCAGCCCATGGTGCAGTGGTGGGAGGTTATGCTAACTCTGGGCAAGACTGCACCGCTGCAACCCGGATTTATGTCCAAAATGAAGTGTTTGATCAGTTTCTCACCCGCCTGACAGAGCTTTCTAAACAGGTGAAAGTGGGCGCACCCTTTGACGAAGATACTGATATTGGTCCTCTATCCAGTCAGGCTCATCTCAACAAGGTCAAGGGTTTCATTGAAGAGGCAAAGCAGCAAGGCATTCAGGTCATTACCTGCGGCGAAGTGCCTTCTGAAGGGTTCTACTTCCCACCGACGCTGATTGTTGATCCGCCTCAGACCGCTAGCTGTGTCTGTGATGAAATCTTTGGTCCTGTTCTTGTGGTGAAACGCTTCTCTACGGAAGAAGAGGCGATCGCTCTAGCCAACGACACTCCCTATGGCTTGGCAGGTAGCTGCTGGACGCTCAACGTACAACGGGCGATGCGGATGGCAAAAGCACTGCAATGCGGCACCGTGTGGATCAACGATCACCTGCCGATCGCCAGCGAAATGCCCCACGGTGGCTTCAAGATGAGCGGCTTTGGCAAAGATATGTCGCACTATGCGCTAGAGGAATACACGATCGTCAAGCATGTCGTCTTTGACATCACAGGCGATCAGCGTAAGGGATGGCACTTCACCACCTTTGGCAAGGCTGACTCGTAA
- a CDS encoding HNH endonuclease: MNPYYTAIAQRANHRCEYCKAPEVVFNFPFEVEHIVPLSRQGSDDDANLALACRSCNLRKGNRISGLSSRSNVEARFFHPRKAQWDEHFQINVESGEVVGVTPIGEVTVEYLEMNSSAQVAARQLWIRLNLFP; this comes from the coding sequence ATGAATCCTTACTACACAGCGATCGCCCAACGTGCAAATCATCGTTGTGAATATTGTAAGGCTCCCGAAGTGGTTTTCAATTTCCCGTTTGAGGTGGAGCATATTGTTCCACTTTCCCGGCAAGGTTCCGACGATGATGCCAATTTAGCCCTTGCTTGTCGTTCCTGCAATCTGCGAAAAGGCAATCGCATCAGTGGATTGTCCTCTCGTTCCAACGTAGAAGCTCGTTTCTTTCATCCACGGAAAGCCCAATGGGATGAGCATTTCCAAATCAATGTTGAATCTGGCGAAGTTGTAGGGGTAACTCCCATTGGTGAGGTTACTGTGGAATATTTGGAGATGAACAGTTCTGCTCAAGTTGCAGCACGACAACTATGGATCCGACTGAATTTGTTTCCATAA
- a CDS encoding group I truncated hemoglobin, whose product MSTLYDKLGGAAAVDLAVEKFYEKVLADERVQHFFAQTDMEQQKKHQKDFMTYAFGGAKHWDGRPMRDAHKALVTEMGLTDSHFNAIAEDLVATLVELEVPQALIDEVVQIVGSVAHRNDVLNR is encoded by the coding sequence ATGAGTACACTGTATGACAAGCTTGGTGGTGCAGCGGCTGTTGATTTGGCTGTAGAAAAGTTTTATGAGAAGGTCTTAGCGGATGAGCGAGTACAGCATTTCTTTGCTCAGACGGATATGGAACAACAGAAAAAGCATCAGAAAGACTTTATGACCTATGCCTTTGGTGGTGCTAAACATTGGGATGGTCGCCCAATGAGGGATGCTCATAAAGCATTAGTCACCGAGATGGGCCTGACCGATAGCCACTTCAATGCGATCGCCGAGGATTTAGTTGCGACCCTGGTTGAATTGGAAGTTCCCCAAGCCTTAATCGATGAGGTCGTGCAGATTGTAGGTTCCGTTGCTCATCGGAATGATGTTTTAAACCGCTAA